In a genomic window of Streptomyces sp. NBC_01231:
- a CDS encoding ABC transporter permease produces MSARRQWSRDLALGARFSVTGGREGWVRMTLTAVGVGLGVALLLLCTAMPNVLASRSKVEDARYANMYSQTVPSKADNTLLVADANTTWHDDDIRGRIVEPEGRRAPLPPGVDRFPGKGEMVVSPALRDLLESDDAKLLRERLPYKITGTIGESGLIGSHELAYYAGASGLKVTDTPLVTRLTKFGKPDVAPEKTDPVLLLMVLVVFVVLLTPVAVFIAAAVRFGGERRDRRLAALRLVGSDRGMTRRIAAGEALAGALLGLVVGTGFFLLGRQKLGTGELLGVSVWPSYLDPTPVLAALVAVAVPVAAVLVTLLAMRGVVVEPLGVVRAAKQRRRRLWWRLLPPLAGLGMLYPMIGQGHKNGNFNQYLVIGGVLMLLIGVTALLPWVVEAVVVRLGKGPLSWQLAVRRLQLSSGTAARMVNGIAVAVAGAIALQMLFTGTQSRYTESTGQDTSRVQMQVDFSDPKPLSGIEREFTGTKGVKAAVALARSQYADSRRDPENSGGLTVGNCAALRELATLPSCKNGDVFVTRTRSGYEDPSNASEIALVKSGRPLYIDPSYEGAERGLEVAWTVPANIREVNARKDSLQDYDSLLVTPAALPHKAAPAVISDGVYLRLDPSVPDSREYVRNVAARVDPLAQTFGWSVSQEDAKYTSIRTGLFVGSAFVLALIGASLLVSQLEQLRERKKLLSALVAFGTRRRTLSLSVLWQTALPVGLGLALATTVGVTLGVALLKMTRTPVTMDWASVLTMTGVGAAVVAMVTLLSLPPLLRMMRPAGLRTE; encoded by the coding sequence ATGAGTGCGCGCCGGCAGTGGTCCAGAGACCTGGCCCTGGGAGCTCGGTTCTCCGTCACCGGCGGCCGTGAGGGCTGGGTCCGAATGACGTTGACAGCGGTCGGCGTGGGCCTCGGCGTGGCCCTGCTCCTGTTGTGCACCGCGATGCCCAACGTGCTCGCCTCCCGCAGCAAGGTGGAGGACGCCCGCTACGCCAACATGTACTCCCAGACGGTCCCGTCCAAGGCCGACAACACTCTCCTGGTCGCCGACGCCAACACCACCTGGCACGACGACGACATCCGGGGCCGGATCGTCGAGCCCGAGGGCAGGCGGGCACCGCTGCCCCCGGGGGTCGACCGCTTCCCGGGCAAGGGCGAGATGGTGGTCTCCCCCGCGCTCAGGGACCTGCTGGAGTCGGACGACGCGAAACTGCTGCGGGAGCGCCTGCCGTACAAGATCACCGGCACGATCGGCGAGAGCGGGCTGATCGGCTCGCACGAACTGGCTTACTACGCGGGTGCCTCGGGGTTGAAGGTCACGGACACCCCCCTGGTGACGCGGTTGACCAAGTTCGGCAAACCGGACGTGGCGCCCGAGAAGACCGATCCGGTGCTGCTGCTCATGGTCCTGGTCGTGTTCGTGGTGCTGCTGACGCCGGTCGCCGTGTTCATCGCCGCCGCCGTCCGCTTCGGCGGCGAACGCCGCGACCGCCGCCTCGCCGCGCTGCGCCTGGTCGGCTCCGACCGGGGAATGACCCGGCGGATCGCGGCGGGTGAGGCGCTGGCCGGAGCCCTGCTCGGCCTGGTCGTGGGCACCGGCTTCTTCTTGCTCGGCCGCCAGAAGCTGGGCACCGGCGAGTTGCTGGGTGTGAGCGTCTGGCCCAGTTACCTCGACCCCACTCCCGTGCTTGCCGCGCTGGTCGCGGTGGCGGTGCCGGTCGCCGCGGTGCTGGTCACGCTGCTCGCGATGCGCGGCGTGGTCGTCGAACCCCTCGGTGTCGTGCGTGCGGCCAAGCAGCGCAGGCGCCGGCTGTGGTGGCGGCTGCTGCCGCCTCTGGCCGGCCTCGGGATGCTCTACCCGATGATCGGCCAAGGCCACAAGAACGGAAACTTCAACCAGTACCTCGTCATCGGCGGCGTCCTGATGTTGCTGATCGGCGTCACCGCCCTGCTGCCCTGGGTCGTGGAGGCGGTCGTTGTCCGGCTCGGCAAGGGCCCGCTGTCCTGGCAACTGGCCGTGCGACGGCTGCAGCTGAGCAGCGGCACTGCCGCCCGCATGGTCAACGGCATCGCCGTGGCGGTGGCCGGGGCCATCGCGCTGCAGATGCTCTTCACGGGAACGCAGAGCCGGTACACCGAGAGCACCGGCCAGGACACCAGCCGGGTCCAGATGCAGGTCGACTTCAGCGACCCCAAGCCGCTGTCCGGCATCGAGCGCGAATTCACCGGCACCAAGGGCGTCAAGGCCGCGGTGGCCCTGGCCCGCTCCCAGTACGCGGACTCACGTCGCGACCCGGAGAACAGCGGCGGCTTGACCGTGGGCAACTGCGCCGCCCTGCGCGAACTCGCCACATTGCCCTCCTGCAAGAACGGTGACGTGTTCGTCACGCGAACGCGGAGCGGCTACGAGGACCCCAGCAACGCATCCGAAATCGCCCTGGTGAAGTCCGGTCGGCCGCTCTACATCGACCCGTCGTACGAGGGCGCCGAACGGGGCCTCGAGGTGGCCTGGACCGTTCCGGCGAACATTCGGGAGGTGAACGCGCGCAAGGACTCACTGCAGGACTACGACAGTCTGCTGGTCACCCCCGCCGCCCTGCCCCACAAGGCCGCGCCCGCGGTGATCTCGGACGGTGTCTACCTGCGTCTGGACCCCTCGGTGCCGGACTCACGGGAGTACGTACGCAACGTCGCCGCCCGCGTTGACCCCCTGGCACAAACCTTCGGCTGGTCCGTTTCCCAGGAGGACGCCAAGTACACCTCCATCCGCACCGGCCTGTTCGTCGGCTCCGCCTTCGTGCTGGCACTGATCGGAGCGAGCCTGCTGGTCTCCCAGCTGGAACAGCTGCGCGAACGAAAGAAGCTGCTCTCCGCGCTGGTCGCCTTCGGCACCCGGCGCCGCACACTCAGCCTGTCCGTCCTGTGGCAGACAGCGCTCCCGGTCGGACTCGGTCTCGCACTGGCCACGACGGTGGGCGTCACCCTCGGCGTAGCACTGCTGAAGATGACCCGTACCCCGGTGACCATGGACTGGGCGAGCGTGCTCACCATGACCGGCGTGGGCGCGGCCGTGGTCGCCATGGTCACGCTGCTCAGCCTGCCGCCGCTACTGCGCATGATGCGCCCAGCGGGCCTGCGCACGGAGTAA